The Desulfobulbaceae bacterium genome includes a region encoding these proteins:
- the polA gene encoding DNA polymerase I: MTHSDPIYLIDGNAYIHRGYHAIPPLANKQGLPTNATFGFTNILLRVLRDKAPRYLAVAFDAKGPTFRHHLYDKYKANRPPMPNDLAVQLPSIKAIVEAYRILTLEQSGVEADDLIATCAHNLANQGHQVIIVSGDKDLLQLVSDTITLWDPMQDRVMDAAAVQAKYKVPAAKLTDLFALIGDSSDNIPGVAGIGPKTAEQLINEFSSLDGIFEHLDAVKRPKLRDTLKANREAAFLSRDLIVLNKETPVPTAIEAYLLPEPNSEELTRLFTELEFSRLLSEHKEIKPLSTEHFHLVGNSDKLTAMVNSLKHTPYLIIDTETTGLDTLTAELVGISLCGAGEEAWYLPISHQDETGTACPNQLPLTQIKAALDALLTNPKLPKIGHNLKFDYAILANHQIKLCGPLWDTMIASYLVDPTRRSHKLDSLCAELLDIKMTSFSEVTGASKFPDCFRFVAIEMAKDYSCEDAIASAKLWRHFEPQLDSLKLWPLFNHVETPLIPILAGMERSGILIDSGQLLTLSSELGSQIKTLEDRIRSIAGPFNINSPKQLAEILFETLGLPHGRKTKTGYSTDSAVLEKLSTIHELPRLIIEHRNISKLKSTYVDKLPTMVHPRTGRLHTSFNQAVTATGRLSSSEPNLQNIPIRTPEGQRIRAAFISAPGCRFLAADYSQIDLRVLAHYSKDPALVHAFCTGDDIHRQTAAEIFGIDPQRVTGDMRRVAKSINFGIVYGMSAFGLSEQLRISRKEAATFIDRYFAHFSGVKTFMDTIINQARVDGFVTTLLGRRRDLPDINSPNKTMREFAERTALNTPIQGTAADIIKLATIKVHQDLVAHGLNSQILLQIHDELIIETPTEEIEQTTTLVKAAMEQALDLNVPLLVNIAASDNLAKI, from the coding sequence AACGACCTTGCCGTGCAATTGCCTTCGATTAAGGCAATTGTTGAGGCCTATAGAATTCTGACTCTAGAACAATCCGGTGTTGAGGCCGATGACCTGATCGCTACCTGCGCCCATAACCTAGCAAACCAGGGACACCAAGTGATCATTGTCTCCGGCGATAAAGACCTGCTGCAACTGGTCTCGGACACTATTACGCTCTGGGATCCGATGCAGGACCGAGTAATGGACGCTGCCGCAGTCCAAGCAAAATACAAAGTTCCAGCAGCTAAACTCACCGATCTCTTTGCCCTGATCGGGGACTCCTCCGACAACATCCCAGGGGTGGCCGGGATCGGCCCCAAGACCGCTGAACAACTAATCAATGAATTTTCATCCCTGGATGGCATATTCGAACACCTCGATGCCGTAAAACGTCCCAAATTGCGTGACACGCTCAAGGCAAACCGCGAGGCAGCCTTTCTTTCCCGAGATCTGATCGTCCTGAACAAAGAGACACCAGTCCCCACTGCCATTGAGGCCTATCTCCTACCGGAACCGAACTCCGAGGAGCTAACCCGACTGTTCACCGAACTCGAATTCTCCCGGCTCTTATCAGAGCACAAAGAAATCAAGCCGCTCTCCACCGAACACTTTCATCTGGTTGGCAATAGCGACAAACTGACAGCCATGGTCAACTCGCTGAAACATACCCCATACCTGATCATTGACACAGAGACCACCGGCCTCGACACCTTGACCGCCGAACTGGTCGGTATCTCCCTCTGCGGAGCAGGAGAGGAGGCCTGGTATCTGCCCATCTCCCACCAGGATGAGACCGGAACTGCCTGTCCAAACCAACTGCCGCTCACCCAGATCAAAGCGGCCCTCGACGCCCTGCTGACCAACCCCAAACTCCCAAAGATCGGGCACAACCTGAAATTCGACTATGCCATTCTCGCCAATCACCAGATAAAACTTTGCGGCCCCCTGTGGGACACCATGATCGCCTCATATCTGGTAGATCCAACCCGCCGCTCCCACAAACTCGACTCACTCTGTGCCGAACTGCTCGACATCAAGATGACCAGCTTCAGTGAGGTCACCGGGGCAAGCAAATTTCCGGACTGCTTCCGCTTTGTAGCCATTGAAATGGCCAAGGACTACTCATGCGAGGATGCCATCGCCTCCGCCAAACTCTGGCGCCATTTTGAACCCCAACTCGACAGCCTCAAGCTCTGGCCCCTGTTTAACCACGTCGAAACGCCCCTGATCCCAATTCTCGCCGGAATGGAACGCTCCGGCATCCTGATCGACAGCGGCCAGCTCCTAACCCTGTCCTCTGAGCTTGGCTCCCAGATCAAAACCCTTGAAGATCGCATCAGAAGCATCGCCGGGCCATTCAACATCAACTCGCCAAAGCAGCTGGCAGAGATACTGTTTGAAACCTTGGGGCTACCCCATGGACGCAAGACCAAGACCGGCTACTCAACTGACAGCGCAGTCCTGGAGAAGCTCTCCACAATCCACGAACTACCGCGTCTGATCATTGAACACCGCAATATCAGCAAACTGAAATCTACCTATGTCGACAAACTGCCAACCATGGTCCATCCCCGCACCGGAAGGCTCCATACCAGCTTCAACCAAGCGGTGACCGCCACCGGTCGCTTAAGCAGCAGCGAACCTAACCTGCAAAACATTCCAATCCGCACCCCGGAGGGACAACGTATCCGGGCCGCCTTCATCTCTGCGCCAGGTTGCCGGTTCCTGGCCGCTGACTACTCGCAGATCGACCTGCGGGTCCTGGCCCATTACTCCAAAGATCCAGCCTTGGTTCACGCCTTTTGCACTGGAGACGACATCCACCGTCAAACTGCGGCCGAAATCTTCGGCATTGATCCGCAACGAGTCACCGGCGACATGCGACGAGTGGCCAAGAGCATCAACTTCGGCATCGTCTACGGCATGAGCGCCTTCGGGCTCTCCGAACAACTCCGCATCAGCCGTAAAGAGGCAGCCACTTTTATCGACCGCTATTTCGCCCACTTCAGCGGTGTAAAAACCTTCATGGACACCATCATCAACCAGGCTCGAGTCGATGGCTTCGTCACTACTCTCCTCGGGCGGCGGCGGGATCTGCCTGACATCAACAGCCCCAACAAGACCATGCGCGAATTCGCGGAACGGACGGCGCTGAACACCCCCATCCAAGGCACTGCCGCCGACATCATCAAACTGGCCACCATCAAGGTCCATCAAGACCTTGTCGCCCATGGCCTCAACTCACAGATACTCCTCCAGATCCATGACGAACTCATTATCGAAACCCCGACCGAAGAAATTGAGCAAACAACTACTTTAGTCAAAGCAGCCATGGAACAGGCTCTTGACCTCAACGTTCCCCTGCTGGTTAATATTGCGGCAAGTGACAACCTGGCCAAAATATAA